The following coding sequences are from one Lipingzhangella halophila window:
- a CDS encoding ABC transporter substrate-binding protein — protein sequence MKTRKCWTSPALALVATVALLGAAACGGSGEESGSGGGAALESPVTVEHAFGETEVSTVPERIVTVDMQWTDVMLAMDVEPVGYTVDPLMPESGAPWQELSDDAEQLSAEDGLPLEKIAELDPDLILGMYSITDEDTYTLLSEMAPTIATPVGHEVTPWQDLMGIAGDLLDAPDTAEEVTESVEGEVRAAADDLPGLQDQTFALAQYVVGDSMYIVSDEEDGSSLFFQQLGMALLPEVVSEGEESGETRVNVSTERADLLEADFLVFYVNGGDENDLADIPGFEELPGTVAIQEYPVTAGLNTPSPLSIPYVLGELRPHLETAAGEEP from the coding sequence ATGAAAACTCGGAAGTGCTGGACCTCGCCTGCTCTCGCCCTCGTGGCCACCGTCGCGCTCCTGGGAGCCGCCGCCTGCGGCGGCTCGGGCGAGGAGTCCGGAAGCGGAGGAGGCGCCGCGCTCGAATCGCCGGTCACCGTCGAACACGCCTTCGGCGAGACCGAGGTCAGCACGGTCCCGGAGCGGATCGTCACCGTCGACATGCAGTGGACCGACGTTATGCTCGCGATGGATGTCGAGCCAGTGGGCTACACGGTCGACCCCTTGATGCCGGAGTCGGGCGCACCCTGGCAGGAGCTCTCCGACGATGCCGAGCAGCTCTCGGCCGAGGACGGGCTGCCGCTGGAAAAGATCGCCGAGCTCGATCCCGACCTCATCCTCGGCATGTACTCGATCACCGACGAGGACACCTACACGCTGCTCTCCGAGATGGCGCCGACGATCGCGACACCTGTCGGACATGAGGTCACACCGTGGCAGGATCTCATGGGAATCGCGGGTGATCTCCTCGACGCCCCCGACACCGCAGAGGAGGTCACCGAGTCAGTCGAGGGCGAGGTGAGGGCCGCTGCGGACGACCTGCCCGGCCTGCAGGACCAGACGTTCGCGCTGGCCCAGTACGTCGTGGGCGACTCGATGTACATCGTCTCCGATGAGGAGGACGGTTCGAGCCTCTTCTTCCAGCAGTTGGGCATGGCGCTGCTGCCCGAGGTCGTGAGCGAGGGGGAGGAGTCGGGCGAGACCAGGGTCAACGTCAGCACGGAACGTGCCGACCTCCTGGAGGCGGACTTCTTGGTCTTCTACGTCAACGGCGGTGACGAGAACGACCTCGCCGACATACCCGGCTTCGAGGAGCTTCCCGGCACCGTGGCCATCCAGGAGTACCCGGTCACCGCCGGGCTGAACACGCCGTCTCCTCTCTCTATCCCGTACGTGCTCGGCGAGCTGCGGCCGCACCTGGAGACCGCGGCGGGCGAGGAGCCGTGA
- a CDS encoding FecCD family ABC transporter permease gives MSPTALRPPARASSEVPAPRRRLVLGLLGLAGALAAVSALSVLVGGRWIGAEVVIDAVLRFDPTSSDHEVVANLRIPRTAAGLLAGAALGLAGALMQGVTRNPLADPGLLGFNAGAAFAVVCAVGFLSITAVTGYIWFAFAGAAAVGVVVYAIAALGREGATPVKIALAGAAVNAALTAVTTAVLLMDAATFDQHRFWTVGSLTGRRMELVAQVAPFIAVAAVLALCTGRLLDALALGDDAARGLGQRVGRVRLACGAIAVVLCGAATATAGPIWFVGLVVPHLARLVTGPDYRWILPYSMLIAPTLLLVSDILGRVVARPGELQVGIVTSLIGAPFFILLIRRYRLARL, from the coding sequence ATGAGCCCTACCGCGCTGCGCCCGCCGGCCCGTGCGTCCTCCGAGGTGCCGGCACCGCGCAGGAGGCTCGTCCTGGGCCTCCTCGGGCTGGCGGGCGCGCTGGCGGCGGTGTCGGCGCTCAGCGTCCTCGTGGGCGGGCGATGGATCGGGGCGGAGGTCGTCATCGACGCCGTCCTGCGCTTCGATCCCACCAGCAGTGACCACGAGGTAGTCGCGAACCTGCGGATCCCGCGCACGGCCGCCGGCCTCCTCGCTGGAGCGGCGCTGGGCCTAGCGGGAGCCCTGATGCAGGGGGTCACGCGCAACCCGCTCGCCGACCCCGGGCTGCTCGGGTTCAACGCTGGTGCGGCGTTCGCGGTCGTGTGCGCGGTCGGCTTCCTCAGCATCACCGCGGTCACCGGGTACATCTGGTTCGCGTTCGCCGGGGCCGCCGCCGTGGGTGTCGTGGTGTACGCGATCGCCGCGCTCGGCCGCGAGGGTGCGACCCCCGTGAAGATCGCGCTCGCCGGTGCGGCCGTCAACGCCGCGCTGACCGCGGTCACCACGGCTGTCCTGCTGATGGACGCGGCCACGTTCGACCAGCACCGCTTCTGGACCGTGGGTTCCCTCACCGGGCGGCGTATGGAGCTGGTGGCGCAGGTCGCGCCGTTCATCGCGGTGGCCGCCGTACTCGCCCTGTGTACCGGGCGGCTGCTGGACGCACTGGCGCTGGGCGACGACGCCGCCCGCGGCCTGGGCCAGCGGGTCGGGCGCGTCCGCCTGGCCTGCGGGGCGATCGCCGTGGTCCTATGCGGCGCCGCGACAGCGACGGCCGGGCCGATCTGGTTCGTCGGCCTGGTCGTCCCGCACCTCGCCCGGCTGGTCACCGGCCCGGACTACCGCTGGATTCTGCCGTACTCGATGCTGATCGCCCCCACTCTGCTCCTCGTGTCGGACATCCTGGGCCGGGTGGTCGCCCGACCCGGTGAGCTCCAGGTGGGCATCGTGACCTCCCTAATCGGGGCGCCGTTCTTCATCCTGCTCATCCGCCGGTACCGGTTGGCGAGGCTGTGA
- a CDS encoding FecCD family ABC transporter permease produces the protein MAPRTLDRPARGGDRSPRAVVARARRRRAARVVLVTLGLAGVCATLFCLTLSFGEVVVPLPDVMRTLLGTGNGGSGFIINQLRLPRALVGIMVGSAFGISGAIFQTLLRNPLASPDIIGISAGASAAAVVAVLWLDLGGYAVSAAAFAGALATAAMIYTLAWRDGVTGYRLVLVGIAMAAVMTSVVSYSLTRAEVYAAYEALVWLTGSLNATTWPTVRVLGTTVAVLVPLALLAGRWLRALQLGDDAARALGASVQACRLGLLVAAVALAAVATAAAGPVAFVAFFSGPIARQLVGNNGVALVPAAFVGAVVVLASDFVAQHALESVQLPVGVVTAMIGAPYLLWLLATTNRVGRGG, from the coding sequence ATGGCGCCCCGGACGCTCGACCGCCCCGCGCGGGGCGGCGACCGGTCACCGCGCGCCGTGGTGGCCCGCGCCCGCCGCCGGCGCGCCGCCCGCGTCGTGCTGGTGACGCTCGGTCTGGCCGGGGTGTGCGCCACGTTGTTCTGCCTCACGCTGTCGTTCGGCGAGGTCGTGGTGCCCCTTCCCGATGTCATGCGCACACTGCTGGGAACAGGGAACGGCGGATCCGGCTTCATCATCAACCAGCTGCGGCTCCCGCGCGCGCTCGTCGGGATCATGGTCGGATCCGCCTTCGGGATCTCCGGCGCGATCTTCCAGACCCTCCTGCGCAACCCACTGGCCAGCCCCGACATCATCGGCATCTCCGCCGGCGCAAGCGCGGCCGCGGTGGTCGCGGTCCTGTGGCTCGATCTGGGCGGATACGCGGTCTCGGCGGCCGCGTTCGCCGGCGCGCTCGCGACCGCCGCGATGATCTACACGCTCGCCTGGCGCGACGGAGTGACCGGGTACCGCCTAGTGCTCGTGGGCATCGCGATGGCGGCAGTCATGACCAGCGTCGTGTCGTACAGCCTCACCCGGGCTGAGGTGTACGCCGCGTATGAGGCCCTCGTCTGGCTGACCGGCAGCCTCAACGCCACCACGTGGCCGACGGTGCGGGTTCTGGGCACGACTGTGGCCGTGCTGGTCCCGCTCGCGCTGCTCGCCGGGCGCTGGCTCAGGGCGCTCCAGCTGGGGGACGACGCGGCACGCGCTCTCGGGGCCTCCGTGCAGGCGTGTCGTCTCGGGTTGCTCGTCGCGGCGGTCGCGCTCGCCGCCGTCGCGACAGCGGCGGCCGGCCCGGTGGCGTTCGTGGCCTTCTTCTCCGGGCCGATCGCACGCCAGCTGGTCGGCAACAACGGAGTAGCGCTGGTGCCGGCCGCGTTCGTCGGCGCCGTTGTGGTGCTGGCGTCGGACTTCGTCGCCCAGCACGCCCTGGAGTCCGTCCAGCTCCCCGTGGGCGTCGTCACCGCGATGATCGGTGCCCCGTACCTGCTGTGGCTGCTCGCGACCACCAACCGGGTCGGGCGCGGGGGATGA
- a CDS encoding ABC transporter ATP-binding protein yields MSTEHRLRASALSLSYGARAVVEDLSVEIRPGSVTAIVGANACGKSTLLRGLARLLAPTSGAVYLDGKDIHSLPAKRVAARLGLLPQSPVVPEGIRVADLVGRGRYPHQGWIRSWTAADDDAVARALTATDTLDLASRPVDELSGGQRQRVWIAMALAQETDLLLLDEPTTFLDVSHQIDVLDLLADLNEGRGTTIVLVLHDLNLACRYAHCLVALKDGAVIAEGVPEDVITEETVARVFGQPSRIVADPISGTPMVVPIGRHHNGENSGAALANSALPSADSRP; encoded by the coding sequence ATGAGCACCGAGCACCGCCTGCGCGCGAGCGCGCTGTCACTGTCCTACGGCGCCCGTGCGGTCGTTGAGGACCTGTCGGTGGAGATTCGGCCCGGGTCGGTCACGGCGATTGTAGGCGCGAACGCCTGCGGCAAGTCGACGCTGCTGCGCGGGCTCGCCCGGCTGCTCGCGCCCACTTCGGGGGCGGTGTACCTGGACGGGAAGGACATCCACTCGCTGCCGGCGAAGCGGGTCGCCGCCCGACTCGGCCTGCTCCCGCAGTCGCCGGTCGTCCCCGAAGGCATCCGCGTGGCCGACCTCGTCGGGCGCGGACGATACCCGCACCAGGGATGGATCCGCTCCTGGACAGCGGCCGACGACGACGCGGTCGCGCGTGCGCTGACGGCCACCGACACGCTGGACCTGGCATCGCGCCCTGTCGACGAGCTGTCCGGCGGCCAGCGGCAGCGCGTGTGGATCGCGATGGCGCTCGCGCAGGAGACCGACCTGCTACTGCTCGACGAGCCCACGACGTTCCTCGATGTCAGCCACCAGATCGATGTGCTGGATCTCCTCGCCGACCTCAACGAGGGTCGGGGCACCACCATCGTCCTGGTGCTGCACGACCTCAACCTCGCGTGCCGGTACGCCCACTGCCTGGTCGCCCTCAAGGACGGCGCGGTGATCGCCGAGGGGGTGCCCGAGGACGTCATCACCGAGGAGACCGTCGCTCGCGTGTTCGGGCAGCCGTCGCGGATCGTGGCCGACCCGATCTCGGGCACACCGATGGTCGTGCCCATCGGCCGCCACCACAACGGCGAGAACTCCGGCGCGGCACTCGCGAACTCCGCCCTGCCGAGCGCGGACTCCCGCCCGTGA
- a CDS encoding siderophore-interacting protein, which produces MTSIRSEIRRVSQQGQLLSCRVTVESVTAVSEGYLRVAVTSDELVAYRDVRPADAFKLLLPPQGQGSVDFPERGEDGIPYWPEGTRQPVLRAFTVRRFEPALLRVEFDVARHDGLTLRWLANAAAGDVIGLAGMRREFHAGTGVDHHVIIGDSSALPAVSAIVESLSPDVPASVYLAVDHDSDRALLPDRPHVTTFWVAGGSPVGHDSALERTVRRNWQGRGRTQVWLAAEASVMRSLRRLVLDEHGVSRDDLHSAAYWKTGLDSTQLDDVQLRRYQEELATGADAADPDLRDRVELRT; this is translated from the coding sequence ATGACGTCGATCCGTAGTGAGATCCGGCGGGTCAGCCAGCAGGGACAGCTGCTGAGCTGCCGGGTGACGGTCGAGTCGGTGACGGCCGTGTCGGAGGGTTACCTTCGGGTGGCCGTCACCAGCGACGAGCTCGTCGCCTACCGCGACGTGCGGCCCGCTGACGCGTTCAAGCTCCTGCTCCCGCCACAGGGTCAGGGAAGCGTCGACTTCCCCGAACGCGGCGAGGACGGGATCCCGTACTGGCCCGAGGGCACTCGCCAGCCGGTGCTGCGCGCGTTCACCGTGCGGCGCTTCGAACCCGCCCTGCTGCGGGTCGAGTTCGACGTGGCGCGCCACGACGGACTCACCCTTCGCTGGCTCGCGAACGCCGCCGCCGGAGACGTGATCGGCCTCGCGGGGATGCGCCGGGAGTTCCACGCGGGCACGGGCGTGGACCACCATGTGATCATCGGTGACTCCAGCGCGCTGCCCGCGGTGTCGGCGATCGTCGAGTCGCTGTCCCCTGATGTTCCGGCCAGCGTGTACCTCGCGGTCGACCATGACTCGGACCGGGCTCTGCTCCCCGATCGGCCCCATGTCACCACGTTCTGGGTAGCCGGCGGATCCCCGGTGGGTCACGACTCCGCCCTGGAGCGCACCGTCCGGCGGAACTGGCAGGGACGGGGGCGCACCCAGGTATGGCTGGCCGCGGAGGCGAGCGTGATGCGCTCGCTCCGGCGCCTCGTCCTCGACGAGCACGGGGTGTCCCGGGACGATCTGCACTCCGCGGCCTACTGGAAAACCGGGCTGGACAGTACCCAGCTGGACGACGTGCAGCTACGCCGCTACCAGGAGGAGCTCGCGACCGGCGCCGACGCCGCCGATCCCGACCTGCGCGACAGGGTCGAGCTGCGCACCTGA
- a CDS encoding TetR/AcrR family transcriptional regulator, translating into MTTEGHERQPRRRPATRKGRPTLTRELIAERALELAGTEGFPAVTMRRLASELGVTVRALYNYVDDRQEVIELATHAFTSRWEAPALTVDRWETGLRDYCGRLRELYRRYPRVLLVPLDESVGPGGVHSARLRNPDKVLGLLHDLGIDPQRAALIHAELGLKLFAFALLVDYRADQATGPARTNDALSLPESWLAAHASLDVPHLTEAHATGLSPDAIFAHIIDTLLAAIRAEVSVGTEPGPARPRS; encoded by the coding sequence GTGACAACCGAAGGCCACGAGCGACAGCCTCGCCGCCGACCGGCCACACGCAAGGGCCGACCCACACTGACCAGAGAGCTGATCGCCGAACGTGCGCTGGAACTCGCCGGAACCGAGGGGTTCCCCGCGGTAACGATGCGTCGCCTGGCCAGCGAACTCGGTGTCACAGTCCGCGCGCTGTACAACTACGTCGACGATCGCCAGGAAGTCATCGAACTCGCCACCCACGCCTTCACCAGTCGGTGGGAGGCGCCCGCTCTCACCGTCGACCGGTGGGAGACAGGACTGCGCGACTACTGCGGCAGACTCCGCGAACTCTACCGCCGCTACCCGCGCGTCCTGCTGGTCCCTCTCGACGAGAGCGTCGGCCCCGGCGGCGTCCACTCCGCTCGTCTGCGCAACCCCGACAAAGTCCTCGGCCTCCTGCACGACCTGGGTATCGACCCGCAGCGGGCCGCCCTCATCCACGCCGAACTCGGCCTCAAACTCTTCGCCTTCGCACTTCTGGTTGACTACCGCGCCGACCAGGCGACCGGGCCGGCCCGCACGAACGATGCGCTCTCGCTGCCGGAGTCATGGCTCGCCGCCCATGCCAGCCTCGACGTTCCCCACCTCACCGAAGCGCACGCAACCGGCCTTTCGCCGGATGCCATCTTCGCCCACATCATCGACACCCTCCTCGCCGCCATCCGCGCCGAGGTCTCCGTCGGCACAGAGCCCGGGCCCGCTCGGCCGCGGTCGTGA
- a CDS encoding IS5 family transposase (programmed frameshift), whose product MVERLVPDGLWELFQRVVPKAPTRPQGGGRRRHGDREVLAAIIFVATAGCTWAQLPPVFGPSGPTAHRRFTEWSRVRVWAKLHRLVLDELGSRGELDWSRCAVDSVNMRALKGGSLTGPNPVDRGKKGVKIHLITDRIGLPISMAISGANLHDSQALQPLIRAVPPIRSRRGRRRRKPVKLHGDKGYDYNYLRRWLRERGIFHCLARKGVESSQRLGRHRWQVERTMAWLSGCRRLHRRYERKADHFLAFAGIAATLICYRRLAR is encoded by the exons ATGGTTGAGCGGTTGGTGCCGGACGGACTGTGGGAACTGTTTCAGCGGGTGGTGCCCAAAGCGCCCACCCGGCCTCAAGGTGGTGGGCGGCGCAGACACGGGGACCGCGAGGTGTTGGCCGCGATCATCTTCGTGGCGACCGCCGGCTGTACTTGGGCCCAGCTCCCACCGGTCTTTGGCCCCTCCGGGCCCACCGCACACCGACGTTTCACCGAGTGGAGCCGGGTCCGCGTGTGGGCGAAGTTGCACCGCCTGGTCCTAGACGAACTCGGCTCCCGTGGTGAGCTGGACTGGTCGCGGTGTGCAGTTGACTCGGTGAACATGCGTGCTCTCAAAGGGGGGAGCT TGACAGGTCCGAATCCTGTTGATCGGGGCAAGAAGGGTGTCAAGATCCACTTGATCACTGATCGGATCGGGCTTCCGATTTCCATGGCGATCTCGGGTGCGAACCTGCACGACAGCCAAGCCCTGCAACCGCTGATTCGCGCGGTACCGCCCATCAGGTCCAGGCGAGGCCGCAGGCGACGCAAACCAGTCAAGCTCCACGGCGACAAGGGTTACGACTACAACTACCTGCGCCGATGGCTCCGCGAACGCGGAATCTTCCATTGCCTGGCCCGCAAGGGCGTGGAGTCCTCCCAACGGTTGGGACGACACCGCTGGCAGGTCGAGCGCACCATGGCCTGGCTGTCCGGCTGCCGTCGCCTGCACCGCCGCTACGAGCGCAAAGCTGATCACTTCCTTGCCTTCGCCGGCATCGCCGCGACCCTCATCTGCTACCGGCGACTGGCCAGGTGA
- a CDS encoding alpha/beta fold hydrolase, with translation MPVAVAADGYKLWYDVAGGENVPTIVFPARFRAEFAALGAALADRYRIIRYKPRRVVGEMEAEEEAGGPWEPSMWAHYPLEMEVADLHTVADAAGVRDFVLAGYSGMAALAGFLAPISDRARGLVVGGFPLLASSDYWLGFEEGARTALVQAGMQDKAADHHLGRLLFREWGSRDDRAALAALPGPKVLWYGSRDCEPDCRMYDFVGGAAIARHIRAHADELRTVGFELIEVDGQDHIGALATTDVIAPQLSAVLDKTDW, from the coding sequence ATGCCAGTTGCGGTTGCCGCCGACGGATACAAACTGTGGTACGACGTCGCCGGAGGCGAGAACGTGCCGACCATCGTCTTCCCCGCTCGATTCCGTGCAGAATTCGCAGCCCTGGGAGCTGCGTTGGCCGACCGGTATCGCATCATCCGGTACAAGCCCCGTCGGGTCGTGGGCGAGATGGAGGCCGAGGAGGAGGCGGGCGGCCCATGGGAGCCGTCCATGTGGGCCCATTACCCCCTGGAGATGGAGGTCGCCGACCTGCACACCGTGGCGGATGCCGCTGGAGTGCGTGACTTCGTGCTCGCCGGGTACTCGGGCATGGCCGCGCTGGCGGGCTTTCTGGCGCCGATCAGTGACCGTGCGCGGGGGCTTGTGGTTGGAGGGTTCCCGCTGCTCGCGAGCAGCGACTACTGGCTGGGGTTCGAGGAAGGGGCGCGCACGGCCCTCGTCCAAGCGGGGATGCAGGACAAGGCGGCGGACCATCATCTGGGCCGTCTGCTGTTCCGGGAGTGGGGAAGCCGGGATGACCGCGCCGCTCTGGCCGCCCTGCCGGGGCCGAAGGTTCTTTGGTACGGCAGCCGGGACTGCGAACCGGACTGCCGGATGTACGACTTCGTGGGTGGAGCGGCCATCGCCCGCCACATCCGTGCTCACGCCGACGAGTTGCGTACGGTCGGCTTCGAGCTGATCGAGGTCGACGGACAGGACCACATCGGCGCCCTGGCCACGACGGATGTGATCGCCCCTCAGTTGTCCGCCGTGCTGGACAAGACTGACTGGTAG
- a CDS encoding NADP-dependent oxidoreductase → MRAVRYHEYGGVETLMVEQVPEPRPGAGEIRIRVAAAGVNPVDWKVRSGAVHEVLPVDLPAVPGRDAVGVVDETGEGVQGVSIGDRVFGLGGVTGATAELAVLSAWAHAPAAWTDEEAAGAGLGSVTAMGGLKALGPLRGRTLLIEGAAGGVGSAAVEIAVAQGATVIGTASERNHEFLTSLGAVPTTYGTGLAERLAALAPDGVDIALDTAASGSLADLIAIVGDPARVSTIADYANAQRLGVHLANAENDSTLLAEAGELGRQARYTPRIERTYPLERIAEAHAYAERGHTRGKIVVCI, encoded by the coding sequence ATGCGCGCAGTCCGTTATCACGAGTACGGCGGTGTAGAGACTCTCATGGTCGAGCAGGTGCCGGAGCCGCGTCCCGGGGCCGGCGAGATCCGCATCCGCGTTGCGGCGGCCGGCGTCAATCCCGTCGACTGGAAGGTGCGTTCCGGTGCGGTGCACGAGGTGCTCCCCGTGGACCTGCCCGCGGTTCCTGGGCGTGATGCCGTCGGCGTGGTCGACGAGACCGGTGAGGGCGTGCAGGGCGTGAGCATCGGCGACCGTGTCTTCGGGCTGGGCGGCGTCACCGGCGCGACGGCGGAGCTGGCCGTGCTCTCGGCCTGGGCCCACGCGCCCGCCGCGTGGACCGACGAGGAGGCCGCCGGCGCCGGTCTGGGATCCGTGACCGCGATGGGCGGGCTGAAGGCGCTCGGTCCCCTGCGGGGGCGCACTCTGCTCATCGAGGGCGCCGCCGGAGGCGTGGGCAGTGCTGCGGTCGAGATCGCGGTGGCTCAGGGCGCCACCGTGATCGGGACGGCCAGCGAGCGCAATCACGAGTTCCTTACCTCTCTCGGAGCCGTTCCCACCACCTACGGCACCGGCCTCGCGGAACGCCTCGCCGCCCTGGCTCCGGACGGTGTCGACATCGCGCTCGACACTGCGGCCTCCGGATCCCTGGCCGATCTCATTGCGATCGTGGGCGACCCTGCCCGCGTGTCGACGATCGCCGACTACGCCAACGCGCAGCGCCTGGGTGTGCATCTGGCCAACGCGGAGAACGACTCCACGCTCCTCGCCGAAGCGGGCGAACTCGGCCGACAAGCCCGCTACACACCGCGCATCGAGCGGACCTACCCGCTCGAACGGATCGCGGAAGCGCACGCATACGCCGAGCGGGGACACACGCGGGGGAAGATCGTGGTCTGTATCTGA
- a CDS encoding MerR family transcriptional regulator, giving the protein MRIGEVAEKAGVSVRALRYYEEQGLLQAGRSPGGQRHYPDTAVGRVRLIQQLYAAGLPSRVVRKVLPCVDSGEEKAPPALLDQMAAERVRVDQRITDLLDDVIAIARDPDSDCSHVE; this is encoded by the coding sequence GTGCGCATCGGTGAGGTCGCCGAGAAGGCAGGAGTGAGCGTCCGGGCGCTGCGCTATTACGAGGAACAGGGTCTGCTCCAGGCGGGCCGCAGCCCCGGCGGCCAGCGGCATTACCCCGACACTGCCGTCGGCCGAGTCCGGCTGATCCAACAGCTGTATGCCGCGGGCCTCCCGAGCAGAGTGGTCCGCAAGGTGCTGCCGTGCGTGGACTCGGGTGAAGAAAAAGCGCCCCCGGCACTCCTGGACCAGATGGCGGCCGAGCGTGTCCGCGTCGACCAGCGGATCACCGACCTGCTCGACGACGTGATCGCCATCGCGCGGGACCCTGATTCCGACTGCTCTCACGTGGAGTGA
- a CDS encoding IS5 family transposase (programmed frameshift), translating to MIRGCGVARPKPWEVDDELWAVLGPLLPKVERRLRHPGRKRHPDRLVFQGILFVLHTGIAWEHLPQELGFGSGMTCWRRLAEWTGAGVWPRFHEVLLAELRGANALDFSRAAVDGSHIRAFKGGAKTGRSPVDRGRTSSKHHLITDTTGIPLAATLTGGNRNDVTQLIPLLQAVPPVRGKRGRPRRRPDVVLADRGYDHGKYHRLVWDLGVKPLIARRGTEHGSGLGTQRWVVERAFAHLHWFRRLRIRWEIRDDIHEAFLTLGCALICWRRLKSLRQ from the exons ATGATCCGGGGGTGCGGGGTGGCGCGGCCGAAACCGTGGGAAGTCGATGACGAGCTGTGGGCGGTGCTCGGGCCGCTGCTGCCCAAGGTGGAGCGTCGGCTTCGGCATCCGGGACGCAAGCGGCATCCGGACCGGCTGGTGTTCCAGGGCATCTTGTTCGTGCTGCACACCGGGATCGCCTGGGAACATCTGCCGCAGGAACTCGGCTTCGGCTCGGGTATGACCTGCTGGCGCCGCCTGGCCGAGTGGACCGGGGCCGGGGTGTGGCCCCGGTTCCACGAGGTCTTGCTGGCCGAGCTGCGCGGCGCGAATGCCCTGGACTTCTCCCGAGCGGCCGTCGACGGCTCGCACATCCGGGCGT TTAAAGGGGGAGCCAAGACCGGACGAAGCCCCGTCGACCGGGGCAGAACCAGCAGCAAGCACCATTTGATCACCGACACCACCGGCATCCCGCTCGCCGCCACCCTGACCGGCGGCAACCGCAACGACGTCACCCAACTGATCCCACTCCTTCAAGCCGTGCCGCCGGTGCGGGGCAAGCGCGGCCGGCCCCGACGCCGCCCGGACGTGGTGCTGGCCGACCGCGGCTATGACCACGGCAAGTACCACCGTCTGGTCTGGGACCTCGGCGTGAAGCCGCTGATCGCCCGCCGCGGCACCGAGCACGGCTCCGGCCTCGGCACCCAACGCTGGGTCGTCGAGCGCGCGTTCGCCCACCTGCACTGGTTCCGCCGCCTGCGCATCCGCTGGGAGATACGCGACGACATCCACGAAGCCTTCCTCACCCTCGGATGCGCACTCATCTGCTGGCGACGTCTGAAGTCATTGCGGCAGTAG